Proteins from a genomic interval of Pseudodesulfovibrio nedwellii:
- a CDS encoding HEAT repeat domain-containing protein translates to MYGTFVILLIGLLAFPVQAADTTNTALASEIASMLLSQDQIKRAAGVKALSENGQGCMECFLKITDNGTTDQRRGAVLALALLPVPELATNGLLKALNDKDATVRSLAAHALAKIGQAAAKPTARLLLHPDERVRNGAALALSKMGESAIPALTTMLKMDDPFAKAKAAWLLGRMGHEALPAVPALIHALNDKDIRVVHVICESLDLIGPNPAVVYHELTLIGISGSQCPVTRIGTNAAPSLVRLLTRPGTPMGNIALYTLARMGRVAEPALKAALATGTDSQKIAAALLLTGIDPELASTLPEELRRSMTGAMHTQ, encoded by the coding sequence ATGTACGGAACATTCGTCATACTCCTTATCGGGCTACTGGCATTTCCTGTTCAAGCCGCTGACACGACAAACACCGCTCTTGCCTCTGAAATTGCATCCATGCTGCTCAGTCAGGACCAAATAAAACGCGCCGCTGGGGTCAAAGCTTTGTCTGAAAACGGGCAGGGATGTATGGAGTGTTTCCTGAAAATAACCGACAATGGGACAACAGACCAACGCCGCGGTGCTGTTCTCGCGCTGGCTCTCCTGCCCGTACCGGAACTGGCGACAAACGGGCTACTCAAGGCTTTGAACGATAAAGACGCCACCGTCCGCAGTCTGGCTGCACACGCACTGGCAAAAATAGGACAAGCCGCAGCCAAACCGACCGCCCGACTCCTGCTTCATCCAGATGAACGGGTCCGCAACGGCGCAGCACTGGCTCTCAGCAAAATGGGCGAATCAGCAATTCCCGCCTTGACGACCATGCTAAAAATGGATGATCCCTTTGCCAAAGCAAAAGCGGCTTGGCTGCTCGGGAGAATGGGTCACGAAGCCTTACCCGCCGTACCGGCTCTGATCCACGCACTGAATGACAAAGATATACGTGTAGTCCATGTCATCTGTGAAAGTCTTGACCTGATCGGCCCGAATCCGGCAGTCGTCTACCACGAATTGACACTGATCGGCATTTCCGGCAGCCAATGTCCGGTCACACGCATAGGGACAAATGCAGCCCCTAGTCTTGTCAGACTTCTGACCAGACCGGGTACACCCATGGGCAACATTGCCCTTTATACGCTTGCTCGCATGGGCAGAGTTGCCGAACCTGCCCTCAAGGCGGCCCTTGCAACCGGCACTGATAGCCAAAAAATCGCCGCAGCCCTGCTGTTGACGGGGATAGACCCGGAACTAGCAAGCACGCTGCCCGAAGAACTGCGCCGGTCCATGACCGGAGCCATGCATACCCAATAA
- a CDS encoding PaaI family thioesterase: protein MPHAYLEQVRQKDQTINPLLAFLGIEVDEIKPDNAVLRLPAKPELLQGAGVVAGGILATLLDETMAHAVLGGNPQGKRTATVDMNVSYLHPVQPNTDLVCKARVVKRGSRIIFAEASVLGEGREVARATASFLPI from the coding sequence ATGCCGCACGCATACCTTGAACAAGTTCGCCAAAAAGACCAAACCATCAATCCACTCCTTGCCTTTCTTGGCATTGAAGTTGATGAAATCAAACCGGACAACGCCGTTCTCAGACTGCCAGCCAAACCGGAACTCCTTCAAGGCGCGGGGGTTGTCGCCGGTGGCATACTGGCGACCCTGTTGGATGAAACCATGGCCCATGCCGTACTGGGCGGGAATCCGCAAGGTAAACGCACCGCCACTGTAGACATGAATGTCAGCTACCTTCATCCGGTACAACCTAATACAGATCTCGTTTGCAAAGCCCGAGTGGTCAAACGAGGCAGCCGCATAATTTTCGCTGAAGCCAGCGTACTGGGCGAAGGACGTGAAGTTGCCCGAGCCACCGCATCTTTCCTGCCAATATGA
- a CDS encoding thioredoxin family protein, translating to MTTDTKLIVCPACRALNRVHTGREAEAVCGKCKTKVFEATPLELVGPTFDRHITKNDVPVLVDFYSPTCGPCLMMGPQFDDAAKRLHPKARLAKLDTTADQAIAARFNVMAVPTLILFKEGREIARQQGAMNTQDIENWVNSSIG from the coding sequence ATGACGACTGACACCAAACTCATTGTCTGCCCCGCCTGCCGCGCTCTCAACCGTGTTCACACAGGCCGTGAAGCCGAAGCTGTGTGCGGCAAATGCAAAACCAAGGTCTTCGAAGCAACACCTCTGGAACTGGTCGGCCCCACTTTTGATCGCCATATCACCAAAAACGACGTCCCCGTGCTGGTGGATTTCTATTCTCCCACCTGCGGGCCATGTCTAATGATGGGGCCACAGTTTGACGATGCGGCCAAACGGCTTCACCCCAAAGCGCGCCTAGCTAAACTGGATACGACGGCGGACCAAGCCATTGCAGCTCGCTTCAATGTCATGGCCGTTCCCACGTTGATCCTTTTCAAGGAAGGTCGTGAAATCGCACGCCAGCAAGGTGCCATGAATACGCAGGATATTGAGAACTGGGTCAACAGCTCCATAGGCTAA
- a CDS encoding CBS domain-containing protein: MLVANWMTKDVKTISPDRSMMKASKVMKDKSISRVPVVDEEGKIVGIISDRDIKDASPSKATTLDMHELYYLLSEIKIQDIMTKKPMTIRSDETVEKAAVLMLEGNFGGLPVIDENDKVVGIITDTDIFKVLVEISGVYEGGSQVCLQVSTEAGSLAPVLDYLKANNARIMNIMTRNVSESESIKDVYIRIREMEKPEFKRLQQGMAEKFQVQYWAKDPVHTVL; this comes from the coding sequence ATGCTCGTAGCCAACTGGATGACCAAGGATGTCAAGACCATCTCCCCGGACCGTTCCATGATGAAGGCCTCCAAAGTCATGAAAGACAAATCCATCAGCCGCGTGCCTGTGGTTGATGAAGAGGGTAAAATTGTCGGTATCATTTCTGACCGAGATATCAAGGATGCCTCGCCCTCCAAGGCCACGACTCTGGACATGCACGAACTGTATTACCTGCTCTCCGAGATCAAGATTCAAGATATCATGACCAAAAAGCCGATGACTATCAGATCCGACGAAACAGTTGAAAAAGCGGCTGTTCTCATGCTGGAAGGCAACTTCGGAGGTCTGCCCGTCATCGATGAAAACGACAAGGTCGTGGGTATTATCACTGATACCGATATCTTCAAGGTACTGGTGGAAATTTCCGGCGTCTACGAAGGCGGCTCACAAGTTTGTCTTCAGGTTTCCACCGAAGCAGGAAGTCTGGCTCCGGTTCTCGATTACCTCAAAGCAAACAACGCCCGGATCATGAACATCATGACACGCAATGTTTCAGAAAGCGAAAGTATCAAGGACGTCTATATCCGCATTCGCGAAATGGAAAAGCCCGAATTCAAGCGACTCCAACAAGGTATGGCAGAAAAATTTCAGGTTCAGTACTGGGCTAAAGATCCGGTCCACACCGTCCTGTAA
- a CDS encoding SH3 domain-containing protein, whose translation MTRHAIALVLTLLLFAGCAAQDPNAPVLDLIELEQNAGAYHGLPVNSPLISAEAQQQAFDDFLKKHFGPWEQIEPKHPADEAFWGLAVYGHKNLYGENTLLRDPRWILNMTEASRIEAYPSMGRRAIAVTNTNMRVLPTNQPVFYNFKRAGEGFPFDYMQNSLILAGTPLYAAHVSADGAWILVESRFAFGWVPAREIAWVDDTFATAYQTGTYKTLTADSVPVTDKDGNHCFIAHIGTLIPVIPATQGQPESFIVPTRDRHGNAIAVHATLPQGTTKTAPISTTPANFTKLANAMLGMQYGWGGLYENRDCSATTMDLMAAFGIFLPRNSSQQIKFGTQTPLEGLDPDEKKELILKTAVPFMTLVRKPGHIMLYIGSHDDEPIVLHSVWGVKTKVGDGYGRKIIGTTAITTLEPGLELDNLATTLLDSVSRISTLP comes from the coding sequence ATGACCCGGCATGCCATTGCGCTTGTTCTGACGCTTCTTCTATTCGCGGGTTGCGCTGCACAAGACCCAAACGCCCCCGTTCTTGATCTGATCGAACTGGAACAAAATGCGGGTGCGTATCATGGCCTGCCGGTCAATTCCCCACTCATTTCAGCCGAAGCCCAGCAGCAAGCCTTTGACGATTTTCTGAAGAAACACTTCGGTCCTTGGGAACAAATCGAACCCAAACACCCGGCGGATGAGGCTTTCTGGGGATTGGCAGTGTACGGCCACAAAAATCTATACGGTGAAAACACGCTGCTTCGTGATCCTCGCTGGATACTCAATATGACCGAGGCCTCACGAATTGAGGCCTATCCTTCCATGGGCCGACGCGCCATTGCCGTGACCAACACAAACATGCGGGTACTGCCCACCAATCAACCGGTATTCTATAATTTCAAACGGGCCGGAGAAGGATTCCCTTTCGACTACATGCAAAACTCGCTGATCCTTGCCGGAACGCCGCTATATGCGGCCCATGTCAGCGCAGATGGAGCATGGATTCTCGTGGAATCACGCTTTGCCTTCGGGTGGGTACCGGCTCGAGAAATAGCATGGGTGGATGACACTTTTGCCACGGCATACCAAACCGGAACATACAAAACACTTACTGCAGACAGTGTTCCAGTAACCGATAAAGATGGAAACCATTGTTTCATCGCGCACATCGGGACATTAATCCCCGTCATTCCGGCAACACAAGGCCAACCGGAATCCTTCATAGTCCCGACCCGTGACCGCCATGGAAATGCTATCGCCGTCCATGCGACACTTCCGCAAGGGACAACAAAAACAGCACCGATCTCGACCACTCCCGCCAATTTCACCAAGCTGGCAAACGCCATGCTTGGCATGCAATATGGCTGGGGTGGATTATATGAAAACCGAGATTGTTCAGCCACAACCATGGATCTGATGGCCGCATTCGGCATATTCCTGCCGCGAAACTCCAGCCAGCAAATCAAATTTGGCACTCAGACTCCACTTGAAGGGCTGGACCCAGACGAAAAAAAGGAACTGATTCTGAAAACAGCCGTTCCATTTATGACACTTGTCCGCAAGCCTGGCCATATCATGCTCTACATCGGCAGTCACGATGACGAACCGATCGTCCTGCACTCGGTATGGGGCGTAAAAACCAAGGTCGGCGACGGCTATGGCCGAAAAATCATCGGAACCACAGCCATCACCACACTGGAACCGGGACTTGAACTGGACAATCTGGCCACAACTCTACTCGATTCAGTCTCTCGCATTTCAACTTTGCCATAA
- a CDS encoding flavin reductase family protein: MKKSLGPKTLAQPAPVWAVGAYDEDNKPNAMIAAWGGICSSDPASLTVSLRPSRHTYAGIMKHKAFTVSVCPEYLAAESDFLGMVSGKKVDKFAATGLTPTKSDCVNAPYIEEFPMVIECELTGTYEQGIHTLLIGEIKDVKCDEDKLVDGKHPDPEKILPLIFSPGTRAYHTVSKFVGQGFSIGKKYIKK; encoded by the coding sequence ATGAAAAAATCACTCGGCCCCAAGACACTGGCCCAACCCGCACCGGTATGGGCTGTTGGCGCATATGATGAAGACAACAAACCCAATGCCATGATCGCAGCTTGGGGTGGCATATGCAGCTCCGACCCTGCCAGCCTGACCGTGTCTTTGCGTCCGTCCCGCCACACCTATGCGGGCATCATGAAACACAAAGCGTTCACCGTCTCTGTCTGCCCTGAATATCTGGCCGCAGAGTCGGATTTCCTCGGCATGGTCTCAGGCAAAAAAGTAGACAAATTCGCTGCCACCGGCCTGACTCCGACAAAGAGTGACTGCGTCAATGCCCCTTACATCGAAGAATTTCCGATGGTCATCGAATGCGAACTGACCGGCACGTATGAACAGGGCATCCACACTCTGCTCATCGGCGAAATCAAGGACGTAAAATGCGACGAAGACAAACTCGTTGATGGCAAACACCCTGATCCTGAAAAAATCCTTCCCCTGATTTTCAGCCCCGGCACTCGCGCCTACCACACTGTTTCAAAATTCGTGGGGCAGGGTTTCAGTATCGGTAAAAAATACATAAAAAAATAG
- a CDS encoding S24 family peptidase: MGFTDDVRQALINRIGPGRRYSNNKRMADELGVDPSQLNRFLKKERGLNSESLGHILDKVGISVVFGDEPADASREVCFTLPDANKSKTTRSEPQSDDYMAVPLVSPALAVSPGMIPEANVEGWILVWRHQESIRFRSNLVAVEIGAGEHSMEPTLHSGDIVIVDRSDRDPSPAGKIMLVREPGSTGAINIKRVNTRRFDDDVELIFYSEDNRAHPPMTYRLKRDFQGDIAHAIGGNVVWAWNDMSRK, encoded by the coding sequence ATGGGATTCACCGACGATGTGCGGCAAGCACTTATTAACCGCATCGGCCCAGGTAGACGATACTCCAACAACAAACGGATGGCAGACGAACTCGGGGTCGACCCATCCCAACTCAATCGCTTTCTAAAAAAGGAACGCGGTCTCAATTCGGAATCTCTCGGACACATTCTCGACAAAGTGGGAATCTCCGTTGTCTTCGGTGATGAACCGGCAGATGCCTCACGAGAGGTCTGCTTCACCCTGCCGGACGCAAACAAATCCAAAACAACAAGGTCAGAGCCACAATCAGACGATTACATGGCAGTTCCGCTGGTCAGCCCAGCCCTAGCTGTGTCCCCTGGTATGATCCCTGAAGCAAATGTCGAAGGATGGATACTGGTATGGCGGCATCAGGAATCTATTCGCTTCCGCTCGAATCTGGTGGCCGTGGAAATCGGTGCCGGAGAACACTCCATGGAACCGACACTTCACTCTGGCGACATTGTCATCGTTGATCGAAGCGACCGAGACCCCAGTCCCGCCGGAAAAATCATGCTTGTCCGCGAACCGGGGTCTACCGGCGCAATCAACATCAAACGCGTCAATACCAGACGCTTTGATGACGACGTGGAATTGATCTTTTACTCGGAAGACAATCGTGCCCATCCTCCAATGACGTACCGACTAAAACGAGACTTCCAAGGGGATATTGCTCACGCCATCGGTGGCAATGTGGTTTGGGCCTGGAACGATATGTCCAGGAAATAG
- a CDS encoding DUF5675 family protein — MEKVEIVRLEKGKEGTFGVLRFNGQVLCVTLEPPDRGNQPDKSCIPAGEYLCSRVDSHSFGRTYEVSDVPGRSHILFHPGNVVGDTHGCVLLGRNFGFLEGSRGVMQSRSAFREFLDRLGGQRFFVVRVEERC; from the coding sequence ATGGAAAAAGTGGAAATTGTGCGATTGGAAAAGGGGAAAGAAGGAACCTTTGGAGTTTTACGTTTTAATGGACAGGTTCTGTGCGTGACCTTGGAACCACCGGATCGTGGTAATCAGCCAGACAAGTCGTGTATTCCCGCGGGTGAATACTTATGCAGCCGAGTGGATTCGCATTCTTTCGGACGGACGTATGAAGTATCTGATGTGCCGGGGAGGTCTCATATTCTGTTTCATCCCGGCAATGTAGTGGGTGATACCCATGGGTGTGTTTTGCTCGGCAGGAATTTTGGTTTTCTTGAAGGTTCTCGAGGGGTCATGCAGTCGCGATCCGCTTTTCGTGAATTTTTGGATCGGTTGGGTGGTCAACGGTTTTTTGTGGTGAGGGTGGAAGAGCGATGCTGA
- a CDS encoding DNA-binding protein, producing the protein MLKSQDICLKGAREICDAVGENSRNIIELVRDKGLPAWKREDKGAWRALPEDLHRWIREQRDRNISNYVFRERWDDLEGDE; encoded by the coding sequence ATGCTGAAATCTCAGGACATATGTTTGAAAGGTGCGCGTGAAATTTGTGATGCGGTCGGGGAAAATTCGCGAAACATTATAGAACTGGTTCGAGACAAGGGGTTGCCCGCCTGGAAGCGGGAAGACAAGGGGGCGTGGCGTGCTCTTCCTGAAGATTTACACCGTTGGATACGCGAACAGCGAGATCGGAACATAAGTAATTACGTGTTCCGTGAGCGGTGGGACGATCTTGAAGGCGATGAGTGA
- a CDS encoding 2-amino-3,7-dideoxy-D-threo-hept-6-ulosonate synthase: MHIGKAIRLERIFNRDTKRTIIVPMDHGVTVGPIAGLEKMRDAVTNLVAGGANAGLVHKGQVKLGHRMQGRDFGCIVHLSAGTCLSPFPNMKRLVTTVEEAIRLGADGVSVHVNLGDETEGQMLTDLGRVAASASEWGMPLLAMVYARGPKVADEYDPQAVAHCARVGAELGADVVKVNYPGDAESFARVVECACVPVVIAGGAKMKSTRDFLDIVRTSIDAGGAGLSVGRNVFQHSNPTRLVEVLNRIVHEGAPVDEAVEGYEDIL, translated from the coding sequence ATGCATATCGGAAAAGCCATCCGTTTGGAGCGTATATTCAATCGGGACACCAAACGGACCATCATTGTCCCCATGGATCATGGGGTCACAGTTGGACCCATTGCCGGACTTGAGAAAATGCGGGATGCCGTGACAAATTTGGTGGCAGGCGGAGCCAATGCAGGCCTTGTGCACAAAGGACAGGTCAAGCTTGGGCATCGGATGCAAGGCCGCGATTTCGGATGTATTGTTCATTTGTCTGCCGGAACTTGTTTGTCGCCGTTTCCCAATATGAAGCGGTTGGTGACGACCGTGGAAGAAGCAATTCGCCTCGGTGCGGACGGAGTCAGTGTCCATGTTAATTTGGGCGACGAAACTGAAGGACAAATGTTGACCGATCTTGGAAGGGTCGCGGCCTCGGCTTCCGAATGGGGTATGCCTCTTCTTGCGATGGTCTATGCCCGTGGTCCGAAGGTGGCTGACGAATATGATCCGCAGGCTGTAGCTCATTGTGCTCGTGTGGGCGCGGAATTGGGCGCGGATGTGGTCAAGGTTAATTACCCTGGAGATGCCGAGAGTTTTGCCCGTGTCGTGGAATGTGCTTGCGTGCCCGTGGTTATCGCTGGCGGTGCCAAGATGAAGTCCACCCGTGATTTTCTGGATATCGTCAGAACATCAATTGATGCTGGTGGTGCCGGATTGTCTGTTGGCCGGAATGTTTTTCAGCATTCAAACCCCACACGGTTGGTGGAAGTCCTCAATCGTATTGTCCATGAAGGCGCTCCTGTGGATGAAGCCGTGGAAGGGTACGAGGATATTTTATAA
- a CDS encoding tetratricopeptide repeat protein produces the protein MRCPVLIFFFLVAILAGCANNRPTPPPLTSQEINLQEHQAEAADALSQAMQLMHDGQFLDANAALDSLNRALELDPSLAGARYYRSSLLFEIHQYDEALADANILLEAKPNHTKGHYTRGFILFQLGDLSNAARDFTQVISTDPTIAEAYVRRGFCYDGLGRTDEAIDDYTHALALDPAHLDANYRRGMAYMTLGQYEPALRDLSQAFILDSENSQIIMARAQAAIKLGQFDTAATALKRAVALDPRRSTLQALLAEALAGSNDIPGAIKSIHRAISLADATGDKAMARLYRQQLESYLGKPTP, from the coding sequence ATGCGTTGTCCCGTCCTGATATTCTTTTTTCTCGTCGCCATATTGGCCGGTTGTGCAAACAATCGACCGACTCCGCCCCCTTTGACCTCTCAGGAAATAAACCTTCAGGAACATCAGGCAGAAGCCGCCGACGCCCTGAGTCAGGCCATGCAATTGATGCATGACGGCCAATTCTTGGATGCCAATGCGGCTCTCGATTCCCTGAACCGAGCCTTGGAGCTTGATCCATCCTTGGCGGGAGCACGGTATTACAGATCGTCATTGCTTTTCGAAATACATCAGTACGACGAAGCGTTGGCAGATGCGAACATACTGCTGGAAGCCAAACCCAATCACACTAAAGGGCATTACACCCGAGGCTTCATCCTCTTCCAACTCGGAGATCTCAGCAATGCCGCCAGAGATTTCACGCAAGTCATCAGCACAGACCCCACGATTGCCGAAGCATATGTCCGGCGTGGGTTTTGTTATGATGGATTGGGACGCACGGACGAAGCCATTGACGATTACACACACGCACTAGCACTGGACCCCGCTCATCTAGACGCCAACTACCGGCGGGGCATGGCCTACATGACTCTTGGACAGTACGAGCCAGCCCTCCGCGACCTGAGTCAGGCGTTCATTCTGGATTCTGAAAACAGCCAGATCATCATGGCTCGCGCACAAGCGGCCATAAAACTTGGACAATTCGACACTGCAGCCACCGCTCTCAAACGAGCTGTTGCTCTTGACCCTCGCAGAAGCACACTTCAAGCTCTGTTGGCCGAGGCGCTGGCCGGAAGCAACGATATTCCCGGAGCCATCAAATCCATACACCGAGCCATCAGCCTTGCTGACGCCACTGGCGACAAAGCCATGGCCCGACTGTACCGGCAGCAACTCGAAAGCTATCTGGGGAAACCCACTCCCTGA
- a CDS encoding EAL and HDOD domain-containing protein codes for MSDERTYESVFVARQPVFDANNETWGYMMLFRDSKDADRAIFADNSEATMNLVANLPLCGGACGNQARLLIHFTPEAIIRGVPYAVPWDNTVIILEEMADPDDTLIVALGDLLIDGYEFAINNFEGKPGCERLAELADTLIIDLEGKDEADLKAIISQGKKFGPARMIAKRVETNDDLTIAKDAGFPLFHGFYFKKPLIKTGRKINSSETTRLKLFEIIEKDEPDFDTLALAIEADVAISYRLLNFLNSANFSFATTVTSIKQAVVLTGWKPIRNWLRLIILTDLAPSEKTQELAYLSAHRAKLFETAALGSGYENDSDKLFMVGLFSLLDAMLNTPMKEITTHLPVDKEIKATLCNKKTKYSPWLDLAKAIEASDWEAVGDRAKALNLLPGTVAVSYQHAFTWADAFFASSTSGK; via the coding sequence ATGAGTGACGAAAGGACCTACGAATCCGTCTTTGTAGCCCGCCAGCCCGTCTTCGACGCCAATAATGAAACCTGGGGCTACATGATGCTCTTCAGGGACAGCAAAGACGCTGATCGGGCCATTTTTGCCGACAATTCAGAAGCCACCATGAACCTTGTGGCCAATCTCCCCCTGTGCGGCGGTGCCTGCGGCAATCAGGCCAGACTCTTGATTCATTTCACCCCTGAGGCCATAATCCGTGGCGTCCCCTATGCTGTCCCTTGGGACAACACCGTTATCATCCTTGAAGAAATGGCCGACCCGGACGATACGCTTATTGTGGCTCTCGGCGATCTACTTATCGACGGCTACGAGTTCGCCATCAACAATTTTGAAGGCAAACCCGGTTGCGAACGACTGGCAGAATTGGCTGACACACTGATTATTGATCTTGAAGGTAAAGATGAAGCCGACCTGAAAGCCATTATCTCGCAAGGAAAGAAATTTGGCCCGGCTAGAATGATAGCCAAACGGGTAGAAACAAACGACGACCTGACAATAGCGAAAGATGCCGGCTTTCCCTTATTCCACGGTTTCTATTTCAAGAAACCGTTAATCAAAACAGGCAGAAAAATTAATTCATCCGAAACGACCCGTCTCAAACTTTTCGAAATCATCGAAAAAGACGAACCGGATTTTGACACACTGGCGCTCGCCATCGAAGCAGATGTGGCGATCAGTTACCGGTTGCTCAACTTTCTCAACTCTGCAAATTTCAGTTTTGCCACCACGGTCACATCCATTAAGCAAGCCGTTGTCCTGACAGGATGGAAACCTATCCGCAATTGGCTCAGACTTATCATTCTCACTGACCTGGCCCCGTCTGAAAAAACACAGGAACTCGCCTACTTGTCCGCACATCGAGCCAAACTCTTTGAAACGGCAGCCCTAGGAAGCGGTTATGAAAATGATTCGGATAAACTCTTCATGGTCGGACTTTTTTCCCTGCTTGATGCCATGCTCAACACGCCCATGAAAGAGATCACCACCCATTTACCGGTGGATAAAGAAATCAAAGCGACCCTGTGTAACAAAAAAACCAAATATTCCCCATGGCTCGACTTGGCCAAAGCTATCGAAGCATCGGACTGGGAAGCGGTCGGAGATCGTGCCAAGGCATTAAACCTGCTCCCCGGTACAGTAGCCGTCAGTTATCAGCACGCCTTTACTTGGGCCGACGCTTTTTTTGCATCCTCAACCAGCGGGAAATAA
- a CDS encoding sugar phosphate isomerase/epimerase family protein translates to MDAEFTGRTGPQILLSAGCLFHLPLKLIARIGRDAGFVGMELIMNSPKLTPEAGLEKIDEILPIRSLHAPFRDWSAWGGHLNSWKATTALANSLPQADHITMHPPGSKLANMIQNRWFEKAYDLPLLLDAKGRIQFSLENMPWVEGSPFARDPLEKLMDQCRDKNVGLTFDVCHMGVSGRDVLHAIDKVPDELLYNVHYSDAVGYTEHLTPGVGNLPLEDFLHRLGKRGYDRYITLELEPAAFPDDVEGTIRILSDLRETIQAQLEQGKRDTKYAARIP, encoded by the coding sequence ATGGACGCAGAATTCACTGGTCGTACCGGCCCCCAAATCCTGCTGTCGGCAGGGTGTCTTTTCCATCTCCCGCTGAAGCTCATCGCGCGCATTGGCCGGGACGCTGGTTTTGTGGGCATGGAGTTAATCATGAATTCCCCCAAACTCACACCCGAGGCCGGACTGGAAAAAATTGATGAAATACTGCCCATACGAAGTTTGCACGCACCGTTCCGCGATTGGTCAGCCTGGGGCGGGCACCTCAATTCATGGAAAGCGACGACAGCCTTGGCCAACTCGCTTCCTCAAGCCGACCACATAACCATGCACCCCCCTGGCTCCAAGCTCGCTAACATGATCCAGAACCGCTGGTTCGAAAAGGCGTATGATTTACCATTGTTGCTTGATGCCAAAGGGCGTATTCAATTTTCACTAGAAAACATGCCGTGGGTCGAAGGATCTCCTTTCGCCAGAGACCCACTCGAAAAACTCATGGACCAATGCCGAGACAAAAATGTCGGCCTTACCTTCGATGTGTGTCACATGGGTGTCTCTGGACGCGATGTACTCCATGCCATAGACAAAGTACCTGACGAACTGTTGTACAATGTGCATTACTCTGATGCAGTTGGGTACACCGAACACCTGACGCCCGGCGTAGGGAACCTGCCACTGGAAGACTTTCTCCACCGACTTGGCAAACGCGGCTATGACCGTTACATAACTCTTGAATTGGAGCCGGCTGCATTCCCGGATGATGTTGAGGGGACCATTAGAATTCTCTCCGACTTACGGGAAACCATACAAGCGCAATTGGAACAAGGAAAGAGAGACACCAAATATGCCGCACGCATACCTTGA